One window of Leopardus geoffroyi isolate Oge1 chromosome B3, O.geoffroyi_Oge1_pat1.0, whole genome shotgun sequence genomic DNA carries:
- the LINS1 gene encoding protein Lines homolog 1 isoform X2 yields the protein MSHGCQVPCTTSVFPNERRALSNSWIAFCQTNLSEYPESEKAVYCLWTLTFIIKEIFKDSCSQKTEILKQFLTLFDTAFEVFYNSLFSQHFESCQDTSKIINSLICSLELLELLIASRVHLKLHFICQRILFLKPSCVLGVITWPVQAFVKRRFIIFIKKCLLWKVGEDLCRGTGPALMPPDQHLGVDILALADAVLQAVDLGLLRTLSVHGKPPFFGGDEVQPAHERVPGPDHVILRAASLLIIKSLEIKFQNCASANDMKVGLQNFMAELLTFLKPHLQPSLQPHNACEWISRVFIEQDDDMVEAARASLGIYLTLIRECKAAESLTQEKEMCNHHTHEYGYNPHCVFLFLLKNIGFDASVLLDFLISSETCFLEYFVKYLKLLQKDWTDFFTICKYFDVTKSKDNINICACSPSLVQDTSSNQTELRPLAALGNHRNAHASGSWVSDASSKPLNQLVMPKETPATLLADSPSPPRASQSLVDYDSSDDSEVEGTDQHSANSKQVSLHQEAVKKFQDTVGTSGEEKEVSLEPQSRPLVPKQSNILFSVDWDTVPNNVSEVGLSSKTLKCFEELQSAVYRLQKKNLFPYNPTALLKLLKRIGAIYNESMNAL from the exons ATGTCACATGGCTGCCAAGTGCCTTGCACTACTTCTGTATTTCCAAATGAGAGAAGAG CATTAAGTAATTCCTGGATTGCTTTTTGCCAGACAAATCTTTCTGAATACCCTGAAAGTGAGAAAGCAGTGTACTGCCTCTGGACccttacttttataataaaggaAATCTTTAAAGACTCATGTTCACAAAAAACAG AAATTTTAAAGCAGTTCCTGACTCTTTTTGACACTGCTTTTGAAGTTTTTTACAATTCCTTATTTTCTCAGCATTTTGAAAGCTGCCAAGATacctctaaaataataaacagtttGATATGTTCCCTGGAATTGCTTGAACTTCTTATAGCTTCCAGAGTTCATCTGAAGCTACATTTCATTTGCCagaggattttatttttgaaaccctCTTGTGTGCTAGGTGTTATTACCTGGCCCGTTCAGGCTTTTGTCAAAAGGAGGTTCATCATATTCATCAAAAAGTGCCTTCTCTGGAAAGTGGGTGAAGATCTGTGTCGGGGAACTGGCCCTGCCCTGATGCCACCAGATCAGCATTTAGGTGTAGACATATTGGCTTTAGCTGATGCTGTTTTGCAAGCTGTGGATTTGGGCTTATTGAGGACATTGTCTGTCCACGGAAAACCTCCCTTCTTCGGTGGAGATGAAGTTCAACCTGCACATGAGCGTGTCCCTGGTCCAGATCATGTAATCCTCAGAGCAGCAAGCCTACTTATCATTAAATCCTTAGAAATCAAGTTTCAAAACTGTGCTTCAGCAAATGATATGAAAG TTGGTTTACAGAATTTCATGGCTGAGTTACTGACCTTCTTAAAGCCTCACCTTCAGCCCTCCCTTCAGCCACACAACGCATGTGAGTGGATCTCCAGGGTCTTCATAGAACAAGACGATGACATGGTGGAAGCTGCCAGAGCATCATTGGGCATCTACCTAACGTTGATCAG agaatgtAAAGCTGCTGAAAGCTTgacccaagaaaaagaaatgtgcaacCATCACACACATGAATATGGCTATAATCCACACTGCGTCTTCTTATTCTTACTAAAAAATATAGGATTTGATGCTTCAGTTCTTCTTGACTTTTTGATTTCATCGGAAACCTGTTTCCTTgagtattttgttaaatatttaaagttactaCAAAAAGACTGGACTGACTTTTTCACGATCTGCAAGTATTTTGATGTAACCAAATCTAAAGACAACATAAATATCTGTGCTTGTAGCCCCTCACTTGTCCAAGACACGAGCAGCAACCAAACAGAACTGAGACCTTTGGCTGCTCTTGGTAATCACAGAAATGCCCATGCTTCCGGCTCCTGGGTTTCTGATGCCTCTTCCAAACCTCTGAACCAGCTTGTGATGCCCAAGGAGACCCCCGCCACGCTCCTGGCTGATAGCCCGTCTCCCCCACGAGCTTCTCAAAGTCTGGTAGATTATGACAGCTCTGATGATTCTGAGGTAGAAGGCACAGACCAGCATTCAGCAAACAGTAAACAAGTATCTTTACACCAAGAAGCAGTGAAGAAATTTCAGGACACAGTTGGAACAagtggggaggaaaaagaagtgAGCCTCGAGCCTCAGTCAAGGCCTCTGGTTCCCAAACAATCTAATATTCTCTTCTCCGTTGATTGGGATACAGTCCCGAATAACGTCTCTGAAGTGGGACTGTCTTCCAAAACACTGAAGTGCTTTGAGGAGCTACAAAGTGCTGTTTACCGCTTGcagaagaaaaatcttttcccGTATAATCCCACAGCACTTTTAAAGTTGTTAAAACGTATCGGGGCAATATATAATGAGAGTATGAACGCCTTGTAA
- the LINS1 gene encoding protein Lines homolog 1 isoform X1, protein MRCILAAKMKAFFEVLEQFYKKVLLGATLENESQEYIFYLNPAVLAQDCSTAASPECSNHRGVQGRHQPPSTTLGTISVVPVCLKRHSPMCSAREIMLLQLTVIKVMITRILSVETDFHAKEKYRDIITILLKSSDIDSTLTCMFQNSDKLLCHMAAKCLALLLYFQMREEIALSNSWIAFCQTNLSEYPESEKAVYCLWTLTFIIKEIFKDSCSQKTEILKQFLTLFDTAFEVFYNSLFSQHFESCQDTSKIINSLICSLELLELLIASRVHLKLHFICQRILFLKPSCVLGVITWPVQAFVKRRFIIFIKKCLLWKVGEDLCRGTGPALMPPDQHLGVDILALADAVLQAVDLGLLRTLSVHGKPPFFGGDEVQPAHERVPGPDHVILRAASLLIIKSLEIKFQNCASANDMKVGLQNFMAELLTFLKPHLQPSLQPHNACEWISRVFIEQDDDMVEAARASLGIYLTLIRECKAAESLTQEKEMCNHHTHEYGYNPHCVFLFLLKNIGFDASVLLDFLISSETCFLEYFVKYLKLLQKDWTDFFTICKYFDVTKSKDNINICACSPSLVQDTSSNQTELRPLAALGNHRNAHASGSWVSDASSKPLNQLVMPKETPATLLADSPSPPRASQSLVDYDSSDDSEVEGTDQHSANSKQVSLHQEAVKKFQDTVGTSGEEKEVSLEPQSRPLVPKQSNILFSVDWDTVPNNVSEVGLSSKTLKCFEELQSAVYRLQKKNLFPYNPTALLKLLKRIGAIYNESMNAL, encoded by the exons ATGAGATGTATTTTGGCAGCcaaaatgaaagctttttttgAAGTGTTAGAACAATTCTACAAGAAGGTACTTCTGGGAGCCACACTTGAAAATGAGAGCCAGGAATACATCTTTTATCTCAACCCAGCAGTTTTAGCTCAGGATTGCTCTACAGCCGCTTCTCCAGAATGCTCGAACCACCGTGGTGTCCAAGGCAGGCACCAGCCACCCAGCACCACGTTGGGTACCATTTCCGTAGTGCCTGTGTGTTTGAAGAGACACTCTCCGATGTGCAGCGCCCGAGAAATCATGCTCCTTCAGTTAACAGTAATCAAAGTGATGATAACTAGAATATTGTCTGTTGAAACTGACTTCCAcgcaaaggaaaaatacagagatataattacaattcttttaaaatcctCTGACATCGATTCAACCTTA ACCTGTATGTTCCAAAACTCGGATAAATTGTTATGTCACATGGCTGCCAAGTGCCTTGCACTACTTCTGTATTTCCAAATGAGAGAAGAG ATAGCATTAAGTAATTCCTGGATTGCTTTTTGCCAGACAAATCTTTCTGAATACCCTGAAAGTGAGAAAGCAGTGTACTGCCTCTGGACccttacttttataataaaggaAATCTTTAAAGACTCATGTTCACAAAAAACAG AAATTTTAAAGCAGTTCCTGACTCTTTTTGACACTGCTTTTGAAGTTTTTTACAATTCCTTATTTTCTCAGCATTTTGAAAGCTGCCAAGATacctctaaaataataaacagtttGATATGTTCCCTGGAATTGCTTGAACTTCTTATAGCTTCCAGAGTTCATCTGAAGCTACATTTCATTTGCCagaggattttatttttgaaaccctCTTGTGTGCTAGGTGTTATTACCTGGCCCGTTCAGGCTTTTGTCAAAAGGAGGTTCATCATATTCATCAAAAAGTGCCTTCTCTGGAAAGTGGGTGAAGATCTGTGTCGGGGAACTGGCCCTGCCCTGATGCCACCAGATCAGCATTTAGGTGTAGACATATTGGCTTTAGCTGATGCTGTTTTGCAAGCTGTGGATTTGGGCTTATTGAGGACATTGTCTGTCCACGGAAAACCTCCCTTCTTCGGTGGAGATGAAGTTCAACCTGCACATGAGCGTGTCCCTGGTCCAGATCATGTAATCCTCAGAGCAGCAAGCCTACTTATCATTAAATCCTTAGAAATCAAGTTTCAAAACTGTGCTTCAGCAAATGATATGAAAG TTGGTTTACAGAATTTCATGGCTGAGTTACTGACCTTCTTAAAGCCTCACCTTCAGCCCTCCCTTCAGCCACACAACGCATGTGAGTGGATCTCCAGGGTCTTCATAGAACAAGACGATGACATGGTGGAAGCTGCCAGAGCATCATTGGGCATCTACCTAACGTTGATCAG agaatgtAAAGCTGCTGAAAGCTTgacccaagaaaaagaaatgtgcaacCATCACACACATGAATATGGCTATAATCCACACTGCGTCTTCTTATTCTTACTAAAAAATATAGGATTTGATGCTTCAGTTCTTCTTGACTTTTTGATTTCATCGGAAACCTGTTTCCTTgagtattttgttaaatatttaaagttactaCAAAAAGACTGGACTGACTTTTTCACGATCTGCAAGTATTTTGATGTAACCAAATCTAAAGACAACATAAATATCTGTGCTTGTAGCCCCTCACTTGTCCAAGACACGAGCAGCAACCAAACAGAACTGAGACCTTTGGCTGCTCTTGGTAATCACAGAAATGCCCATGCTTCCGGCTCCTGGGTTTCTGATGCCTCTTCCAAACCTCTGAACCAGCTTGTGATGCCCAAGGAGACCCCCGCCACGCTCCTGGCTGATAGCCCGTCTCCCCCACGAGCTTCTCAAAGTCTGGTAGATTATGACAGCTCTGATGATTCTGAGGTAGAAGGCACAGACCAGCATTCAGCAAACAGTAAACAAGTATCTTTACACCAAGAAGCAGTGAAGAAATTTCAGGACACAGTTGGAACAagtggggaggaaaaagaagtgAGCCTCGAGCCTCAGTCAAGGCCTCTGGTTCCCAAACAATCTAATATTCTCTTCTCCGTTGATTGGGATACAGTCCCGAATAACGTCTCTGAAGTGGGACTGTCTTCCAAAACACTGAAGTGCTTTGAGGAGCTACAAAGTGCTGTTTACCGCTTGcagaagaaaaatcttttcccGTATAATCCCACAGCACTTTTAAAGTTGTTAAAACGTATCGGGGCAATATATAATGAGAGTATGAACGCCTTGTAA